A DNA window from Mucilaginibacter xinganensis contains the following coding sequences:
- a CDS encoding cupredoxin domain-containing protein, with protein sequence MKKQLIYLSLIVFAGILVMYGCSSNKAKVNPTPSSPAATVSIQNFAFDPATVTIKVGSSVTWTNMDTAPHTATDLGNAFDSGSLATGKTFNFTFNAAGTYTYHCLIHSMMKNATVIVTN encoded by the coding sequence ATGAAAAAGCAGCTTATTTATTTATCATTGATAGTTTTTGCCGGCATATTAGTTATGTACGGTTGCTCATCAAACAAGGCCAAGGTAAACCCTACCCCCTCTTCCCCTGCCGCTACTGTGTCCATACAAAATTTCGCTTTTGATCCGGCAACAGTAACTATCAAGGTTGGCAGTTCAGTAACATGGACCAATATGGATACCGCTCCACACACTGCCACTGATCTGGGCAATGCGTTTGATAGCGGCAGCCTTGCAACCGGTAAAACCTTCAATTTCACATTTAATGCCGCAGGTACTTACACATACCATTGCCTGATTCATTCAATGATGAAAAATGCAACAGTTATTGTAACTAATTAA
- a CDS encoding DUF3892 domain-containing protein has product MAVRIICIKKDEDSSDNPYLAIDYFEWINERINVTGVTERTLIHDWIKNGNGEAYVTDDKGNKTYLIPAICPQGNKYVKTVDDESKVDLLLLLPDCNLKV; this is encoded by the coding sequence ATGGCTGTACGAATAATTTGTATTAAGAAAGATGAAGACAGTAGCGATAACCCTTATTTAGCAATTGATTATTTTGAATGGATAAATGAACGAATAAATGTTACTGGCGTAACCGAACGTACCCTTATTCATGACTGGATTAAAAACGGGAACGGTGAGGCTTACGTTACAGATGATAAAGGCAATAAAACCTACCTTATACCTGCGATATGCCCGCAGGGGAATAAATATGTTAAAACAGTTGATGACGAGTCGAAAGTAGATCTGCTGCTATTGCTCCCTGATTGTAACTTAAAAGTGTAG